cgatatggccaatagttggTTCAgtatcttagactcgttaagaaaagaacaaacagagtaccaagatatgatagatattatccaagggtaatttggtctctctagccactatatataccccgatctcttaactgcaacaattattaaaggccaaattaattttttattttattgagcGCAGTATTtaaaaaagtttcattgaggaacaccacatgaaacattgtaaagcgccactggatgtaatcgcacacaaaatAAGTACTagttacatttatatatatataattcaattaacaccatgcatgctttcaattcaccggatcttttttctcgtaaaagtgggttctgaggtaagaacaggggaccaactactacggatactatgtttgcgagttcatcatggcgtacgcaaaaagaactcctgaagagatcctcaaagtacgttatataaatatattcatatattcacaatttcttttattgctcacacactactggaatctcgctttttctatgggtgatgaatttttctgtgcatttttctcgacacgcacagaaaaattatgatttttctgtcggttccaaaatataccgacagaaaaatacaaaaacccacagaaaaattgtatgatttttctgtgcgtgacaatatACACACAAAAAAATCAGCACTCACAGAAAAATACAATTTATtctgtcggttctttaaaaacgcacGGAAAAAAAATgtgcacgcacagaaaaatccaaaccctaacccgCCGGTCGCCGCGCCCCCAAACACCCTCTCACGCATGCAGTAGACTGCGccccctccctcactctctcctttcAGCGCCGCGCCCCTCCCTCTGTGACTCAGCGTGGGGGCTCCTCCCCTcctcgagcagcgccgccgctcctcccctcctccctctccctcttcatcGACCCGGCGGGCGCGGCCCCTCTCCTTCACCCCCGACGCCGGATCCGTCTCCCTCTTCACCCTTCACCCGAGCAGCGCATCCGGATCCGTCGCCGCCATCGACGATCGAGCAGATCCgcaccctcccccttcttctcccccgccggtgcccctcccctcccccttcttcttcaccggcgggtgcccctcccctcccccttcttcacccagccggatctggccctccctctcctggATCTGGCGAgtggctgcggcggcggtggtggtggccgacGGTGGGGCATGGTGGTGGCgacggccctcccctcccccttcttctcccccgccggcgcccctcccctcccccttcttcacccggccggatccggccctccctctcccggatccagccggtggctgtggtggtggtggccggtggcggggcgtggtggtggtggcggccctcccctcccccttcttctcccccgcgggcgcccctcccctcccccttcttcttccccggcgggtgcccctcccgtcccccttcttcacccggtcggatccggccctccctctcccggatccagccggtggctgcggtggtggtggtggtggtggtggccggcggcggggcatggtggtggcggtggccctcccctcccccttcttcttccccggccggAGTTCAGCTGCCTTGGTTTGTCAGTTCAGCTGTAATGCAGCGTGTGTTGTTCCTCTAACTGGTTGGCAGATAGCTGCTATTGAGTAACAAATTTGTGCTATTCTGGAATTCCGAATGCATGTAGTGTTCTATCCATTTGCTTCTACTTCATATATGACTCTAGACAAAGGAAATTAGTAGTCATGGTTGATCCTATCTGTTTTACCTTGCATCCATTGTAGACACAATCTCACTTTTTGTCAACTTAGTTACAGCTGTTCTGTGTTCTTACTAATAACTGGCACTTCTGTACCCATAGATTGGATTCACGCGCACTCAATAGCAAACTAATTTTAAGTGATGCTACAATCTTGGTCAATTCCTCATTTTTCTTCACCTGCAGCTTCTCTATATGTCCTTGTTTTTTCTCAACATTGCTATATCTATATTGACACAAATATTTGCACTGCATGGAGACTGTAAGATGTAGTGCGGTGTAAATTGCTTGATGAGATGTCTCTCAAGGTTGTATTGAAAAATCTAGAAGGCTAGCTACTTACACATAGAAACAGCTTTAGGTTTATATAAAAAATCTTTGTGGTTTAATTTGCATTTgctcatccaaaatgatttcctattaTACTAATCCTTGGAGCGTAATTGGCAACTGAATTATGCTACCTCTAGAATAAAAGTGCTATATACATTTAGAATGCTATCTTGGTTATGCTACTTTTAAAACTTTTGCATGCATGGATGCCTTGTTATGTTagcaatatttttctttcttttttccttgaTTTGAATCTGGGGAAATCACATCAGCAGCCCTTCTAAGAATCTGGGGAAATCACATCAGCAGCCTCCTATTGATTTGAATGTATGTTATGTTagcaatatttttctttcttttttccttgatcttttctTACTAGTAGGCTAGTAGTGTAAAGAATTTTGACAGGAAGGACATCTTGTAATCTGCAGGGGCTTTGGCTAAACAAATTTCATACTTTCCAATGACAAGTTACAACTGTGGGATATGTAGGATGGCTTTTTTTTCTACTAAAGTCTGGAGGAACTTAGCAAATACTACCTCCTGTATCGCAGTGACATTTTGGTTTTGCCCAAAGTTCTAATCTGTGTTCTATGCTTTCTCAAAGTGTATTAAGGTTGCTTGTGTTTACAGCACAAAACATGTGTCTCGAATCAGAACAAGAGCTtaaatgttttttagcaacatgttgATAACTTTTGAGATAAAACAGCTAGCATGAAATCCCAGTCTCGTGCCGTGCTGCTCTCCCCTTCCCgaactatgccttgtgacttttttttgttttgtactactcttgagtggttgtgatgaatcaagttttcATTAaagaacttctgcactttagcaccttatgagctggtacttaggatattttgttctgtttgctgcttaactaggatggcttataccagtacaagcaaccagttctatggccagttcaattcccattagagagagagaattaaattaagttccaggtgaaattaagttgcagttgtcatgctgataatgggtaaatctgagccatttctcgagttcttttgctcttgttcttttgcTCCAGGTGAAATATATGTAGTTCTTGTGCTTTTGATATACTGCTCTCTAATGGATCTGGAATGACCAATAGTTTCTTTTCTATTAGCTCAGTTCAATAGAGCTCTGTGATTTTTGCATTGCTATTTGTAGAAGAACATGACTTTTTTTAATTCAATATATTAGCTAAGCTAACACCTGTATCTGAGCTTGTTTTTGTGCTCCGATTGATGCTAAGAGTTAGGACTTGAATGTTTGTTCAGATTGGATCAGGTTTGGCTCCTCTTTCTTGTGTGACAATTTGACTGTCGCCACCTATACATGTGTGCATGACCAACTTTAGTGTTTGCTTGGTGTTCTATACTACTGTGCAGTTTATTTTTAGAATTTGTTGCAATACAGTAGGGTATCGGGGACTTGGGTCTGTCATTTAATCTTGTCCATGGGATAAGTATGTATGCAACTTGAGCCCCGGCTACTGTCAGTTAACCCTGTCCTACACTATATCATATAAGATCTTTAGTTTTTGAGCCCCGGCTACTGTGTCTTTGAGAAAAATTAGATATGCTAATTTGGGCTGCAATTAAGTGCTCTTATTATGATGCATGCATCTATCTCCGAATTAAAATGATGAAAATCTTTTCTTTTCAGCCTGTGATGAAAATGACATCATGTAACTTGAGAGTATATAGGCTGATGATCTTGCTCAGCTATTACAGCTAGGGGCAGCAAATGGTAGCAGCAGCTTATTCAAATTGTAGCAGCTAGGGGCAGCACTTATtaattctttaacccaaacaaaATCATTACATTGATCTGGTTGGTGTAATTCAATTTTTGGACAAATGGATTATACGTTTATGACTGTTGTTACATACGTTACCGGAGCTGAGATGAATATGGAACCCCAGTCTCGTGACCTTGTTCTTTAACCCAAACAAAATCATTACCGGAGCTGAGATGATATGGAACCCCAGTCTCGTGCCGCGCTGCTCTCCCattccctaactatgccttgtgactttttttgttttgtactattcttgagtggctgtgatgaatcaagttttcattagagaacttctgcactttagcaccttatgagctggtacttgggatattttgttctgtttgctgcttaactaggatggtttgtaccagtacaagcaaccagttctgtggccagttcaattctcattagagagagagaattaaattaagctccaggtgaaattaagttgcagttgtaaggctgataatgggtaaatctgagccatttctcgagttcttttgctcttgatAATGGGTAAAATTCTGGAGATGGTCACTGTCTTGTGGTATTTCTTCTGTGAAATTTTGGCTGGAACTTTTGTCTTCTTCTGTTTGTAAGTGCTTGGCTGCTCCTCCCATTGACAGTTGCTTTATCTCAATGCCTTGTAGTAAATATGAAGGCAACTGCTTTCAGAAATCTAAGCATTTGGTGAAGCGTGTTGATCTAGAAATGGAAGGTAAGTAATGCACTCTTCAACAGGAAGTTCATGCTTGGGGGAAATCTATGATACAAACCTTTTTTTATCCATGCAGGATACTCTCAGGAACAATGCCATTTAAAAAACAAATGGTTCAGCTCAAAGTCATCAAAGAAGGTAATACTCATGTAGTCATGTCATCTTCACAATTTTCTTCTGTATGCTCCTAGAATATCGCTCTTGTAAGTATCTATTGCATATCAGCACCAAAGGAACTTTTGAGGAAAATTCTGTTATATCCTCATTAGTGAGCATATGTTGATAGATCAGTTATCTGTCTTTTTACGTTAGCAAAAGGAAAAGGCAGCAAGTTTACTTGTTTAGCTTGTGTAAGCTTCTGTAGCTGGTTCACTATTTATTTTAATTGTATCTTGTCTGTTAACGAGCTTGGAAACAATATGATGCATGTAAGTTGTCTAAAAGGAAGCCCACAGTCCACCAAAATGTTTGTAAGACAACATAGCTCTCAGTACTTGTGTTTCTATTATGCATTATTAAGCAACAGAGATATTTTTGTGCCAATTTTAAGACCTTTCCCTATATAAAGAAATGCTGTCAGTTGACCCTAGTTTTGTCAATGACACATTTATCATTATTGCTGATCTTTCCTTTTATGCTGTTATATGTAAACAAATACCTCTGACTGCTGTTACTTCTGTCATTGATGGCTTGAAAAAACTTTATATcgaaaaagcctttggaagttaCATACAAGTTCAATGATTTCGTCTCCCCTTTGCTGGTACATACTGTATTCCCATTTTCTGGATACTTTAGGAAACAGAAATGACTACTTTCCTGTGTAATCATTGTAGTATTCATGTTGACTGTTCTTACAGGTAGAGATGGAGTGCAAGGTGAAGCAGTTTACAATTGGTTGAACAAGAAAAAATAGTTTGGTTTCTTTTTCGATATCCGTATTTGTGAATTCATTGTAGTATTCATGTTGAACATGTAGATGAGCAGACTGATTCTATTTTTTACATAAGTGTTGACTCCATTCATGATGAACTACTGATTTGTGTATTTtttgaatgaaaccttgttggtcatgcacagaaagtactgtatggaaaatatatattttaatatgctgttgctactgttttaaaataatttttttttgtgtgtttaactcttttttcctgtgaggctggctacacagaaatattttttttaatctaggcgaaatgaatttttctgtgagttcacctagaccgacaaaaaaaacatgtgtttttctgtgcgtttatttcttttttctgtgtggattaacgcacagaaaaattagttttaatctgggcaaacacaatttttctgtgcgtgtgagactcacagaaaaattgtttctgacggtgaaccGACAGAAAAATTCGATTTTTCTATCGttatatttctgtgggtatttttctgagggtacaccgtcagaaaaatatttttctgacggtatttgcatttttctgtgtgttttcatacacacagaaaaaagcgagattccagtagtgatatatataagtaatcacgtgaccaacacatatatatatatattaatacttttcctttaacttttattgaagactctatggttgaaggaaaaagtcatacgacgtgaccaactgaaagcaattcaagagaccatagcaggatttcttaatgaccaggtcttaaaccccgccggcgagttctacaatgacatgaacgaaatatggaagccaaaccagatggagtcaatttgttatcccaaggatatgatagaatatacaatgcaagctttatttgtaatatatatatatatacacatattatatgtacataaaataacgtataatatatgtatatgcatgtaatatatacattagtttcatactttagtttgtacaaaatgtttgaacattataagcgtgtagaatacgtatattattagcagcgtagaatgcgtattcgaaaaccaaaacgaatcatcaattgaaaatagaaacaaaaaaagaaaaaaaaacctttagtcccggtattaccaaccgggactaaagggccgccccacgtgactaggccgggaggcctctttagccccggttggtattatcaaccttagtcccgggcgagaaatcGGGACTAagggaggggccctttagtccaggattcgtgctcccggttgagaAACCGAGACTGAATGGGTTTTCCAACTAggagtacagcttgtttctgtactagtgggcGTGAGTAAAATTTTCAATccatcggatacggacggatatcaccgatattacatttgttttcatatttatgtccggattcggattcgaatacggatagtgtcaactatgtcggatatgatacgattgaatatcgacatcataaatatgcgatttgagtattttgatacggatacggtatcggatgttggatatccggaatctcaacccctctaaacggattcggtttcgaatacggtcggaaaatatccgtaccgttttcatccctagtcataTGTATTGCAAGGCACCATCCTCAACGGTTGCTAGATACGATGGAGGGTATATGCAGTGCACACCATTGGTGGAGATTGGGTCTATCGTACAACATGTCGGTATCATGCAAAGATGTTAACATATATATTCACCGATAAGGTGCCCAAAATTCAACTTCTAGCATGTACTCTGAAAGAAAGCCAAACTGAACACTTAAAAGCACCCAATGGCTTGCACAGCGATGAGCAGCAGCGGTCTCGCCCAATCCATTACTATAGATTGGTCATTGAAATGCAAACTTTCATATCTAATAATGATCCGGCATGACACTGCCAGGTAGCTAGCCTGACGAAAGCTATAATACACATACTAATTAGTTCTACACTTTGTTGTACCGCCTACGCGAAAGCTAAAAGGCCGTGATTTGTACCAAATTAATTGCATAATTAATCAACCTTCTTGAGATCTAGGTTAATGTCCATGAGATCCATGTCAATGTCCATGAGATCCTGCTGTCTATTTGACAACATCCTCTCTATGGGTTGTACATGCTCTTAAGGCACTCCCAGCCAAGAAGTTACATGGTTTCTATGTTCATTAGTTCAGTTGCCAACTAAGGAAAAAGATGATATGGCACTGCAACTAAAGAAGAGAGGCCGAGGAAATCTCCTATCCCTAAATAGGAGAACCCCACTAGCCTATTTTTCTACAATTCGGTGAAGCCACGTCAGCTGTCTCCTTCCCATCTATCAAAGCGCAACTGAAACAGTCCTCGCAAACCCGAAGCGTCTCTTCAGATCGGCCTGGAAATTCAGGCGCCAGGCGACGCTACAGCCATTAATAAGAAACCATGTCTATacgagaaccaagacatgaaGAGATGTGATAAGGAGATGATGAGTAGAGAAGCAATAAGATTGGACAAAAATTATTCTATATAAACTATCCATTAGGAAACGTTTTATGAGTAATGTTTAAATAAATTAATAGACGTAAAAACTATATGTGATTTCTAGCATTAGGACTACTCCCTCCATGCTAGAAAGAATCTCATTCTCACTTTTTGAGGAGTCAACTGATTTGAACTTTAACAAAAATTATGTAAAAATGTACTAACACTTATGGTACAAAAAAAAGTTTCATCAAATTAATTAcataatatattttataataaatttacttAGAAACATAAATGTTAAGAATATTTAGTATAAATGTGGTCAAACTTAAGCTAGTTTGACTAGCCTAAATCCTATAATTGTATTCATTTATTAGATGGAGAGAGTACTTTAGAGTAGAAAACAACTTATTATTCGACTACCAGTAATAATAAATGCTCTGTCTCAAACTGCTACTCCAAGGTCCAAACCCACTCTGCAGCTAAGCCGCTCCAAACCAATCTCTACTCCTAAAAACATCGAACTGGggattttttttttacatttttttaaactatttttaattctaacactttttttttctaaatctaacacttttTACCGTGCCTATTGCCACGGCGCGGGCAAACAACGCTGCCGTGTCatgcacggcggcgcggcagcgGCGATGACATGGCACTTCCACGGGTCatggccgctgacgtggcaggagcTGCCGCGCCGCACATCTTGGCGCGACAGTGCCGCGTCACGACCCACGGCGCGTCCCTTCGTCACATGTTGTGCGATGGCGTACACTTGAGTTTTCCATTTGTACGCGTACTTGGATGGATGCGCAACTGCGATGGTTATTTATTCGCCGAAAGCATGCATGGGTTCGCACCTCGCTATAGCTAGTGGTCTCCTTCAAATCCACAGTCTGTTCggtaggccgtaaacgatcgtggattatttactgctggctggtttggtgtgagagaaaaatattgttctgggtgaaaatttactatcgtttacaaccaagcgaacaggctcggATGGATGCGCAACTGCAATGGTTATTTATTTGCCGAAAGCATGCATGGGCTCACACCTCGCTGTAGCTACTTAAGTCTCCTCCAAATCCAATCTTCTGCTGAGGGCTGAGGTGAGGTGAGGTGAGCCGATTCATTTATGTTTTCATGAGGTTTGTTGGCCTGATCACTCACTACTCCTTGGACGTCGGTGACGATGGCACGTTCGATCATTCACTTCACTTCCACCTGTCTTACTGCTCCCGCACCCTCTCCACATCCACCAGGGCTAGAACCCCACCCCACGTCATCGATCCACGGCATCCCGACGTCTTTAATCGGGggcttttatatttttatcattaTTAAGATTGGCGTTCATCCGATTATCACTTTTAAAATGGCACTTACAACTTTACCACATGAGAGAAGTTGGAGTTCTTAATTTATCACATTTGCGTATGTGGCAAGCCACGTCAGCTCGACACGCTGGCGCCCAGTCAGTATAAGCATGTGAAATGTCGTTGGTACCCCTGCCTTgctcctctctctccatcccgaTAGCTGGGTCCCGTGGCACCCGTCACTTCCAGGTGGACCCCACTCGTCCAGGCGCGCTGCTGCTCATGTGCTGATGTGCAAGATAACCCGCGTGGTGGGCTGGTGGCCGTGCTGACCTGCTTCCTCTACTACCTCGTCGCGGTCGTGGCAGCCGGCCCCGCCAAAAGCCTGCTCGGCGCCCCCAGGGCCGCCTTCGCGCTCGCCGCCAACGCGCCGTGCCTCCGGTACATGAACCGCGCCGCGCGCGGGAGCAGCAGCTTCaccggcacgctctgcggcgACCTCCTCGTCGGGGCCATGGCGCACTCGTGGAGGTTCCTCGTGCAGGGCCTCACGTCGCTCTTGTTCCTCTGCGCCCGCGCCGACGAGTACGTCCGGCCGCCGCCCAGCCCGCTCGTTCTCCTCGCGCATGACAAGCCGGCGTCACATCCTCAGCAGGTACACATCTCAGTCGTCGGGTCCGACGGCATGCGCGTCTCGTGGGTGACCGACGACCGGAGCGCGCCGTCGGTGGTAGAGTACGGCACGTCTCCGGGGAAGTACACAGCATCATCAACGGGCGACCACACAACGTATCGCTACTTCTTCTACAAGTCCGACGCGATCCACCACGTGACCATCGGCCCACTGCGCCCCAGCACGACCTACCGGTGCGGTCGGTCCGGCGACGAGTTCAGCCTCCGGACGCCCCCGTCCACGCTGCCCATCGAGTTCGTCGTCGTCGGCGACCTCGGGCAGACGGGGTGGACGGCGTCGACGCTGTCGCACATCGGCAGCACCGACTACGACATGCTGCTCCTGCCAGGCGACCTGTCGTACCCGGACACGCAGCAGCCGCTGTGGGACTCGTGGGGCCGGCTCGTGCAGCCGCTGGCGAGCGCGCGGCCGTGGATGGTGACGGAGGGCAACCACGAGGCCGAGGCGCTGCCGCTCCCCGTGGTGGAGGAGCTCGTCAAGCCGTTCGTCGCCTACAACGCGCGGTGGCGGATGCCGTACGACCACAGCGGGTCGACGTCCAACCTCTACTACTCGTTCGACGCGACGGGCGGCGCGGCGCACGTCGTCATGCTGGGCTCGTACGCGGCGTTCGGGGAAGGGTCGGAGCAGCACCGGTGGCTGGAAAGGGACCTGGCGCGCGTCGACCGCCGGCGTACGCCGTGGCTGCTGGTGCTGCTGCACGCGCCGTGGTACAACACGAATCAGGCGCACCAGGGCGAGGGCGAGCGGATGCGCGCCGCCATGGAGCGGATGCTCTATGAGGCCCAAGTCGACGTCGTCTTCGCCGGACATGTCCACGCCTACGAGCGATTTGTAATCCCTTcgtcccaaaatatctgtcgctttcgctttccaagaaataactttgataaaatatatattacaaaatattaatatttatgttacataattagtatcattggaaaaatctttgaatctagttttttaataaatttatttgaaaatacaaattttacgtattttctacaaatcgagtcaaacttttgGCACGAAAACCGGAAACGACAGATaatatgggacggagggagtaagtgGTAGTGCACTGTGTATGTTCTAGCTAGTTGTTTCTGTTTCTGCTTTAGCCCATTATTACTGAACACAtgtccattttttttttttgctgatgaGTGATGATCAGACGAGGATTTACGACAACGAGACCGACAGCCGGGGCCCGATGTACATCACCATTGGCGACGGAGGCAACAGGGAAGGCCTTGCTCTCAAGTATGCATGTCACTGGCTGGCACCGTATATGCATAGAGTCAATTAGAATCTGATGATGCTGACTCAGTTCATGTGTGTGATTGTCGATGTGGTTCTGAAGGTTCATCTAGGACCACAAGTCGGCGCACCTGTCGGAGTTTCGGGAGGCGAGCTTCGGGCACGGCTGGCTGAGTATCATCGACGAGACGAGCGCCGTGTGCTGAAGGCGAAATGAGCAGTGTGCTGAGTATCATCGACGAGACGAGACGAGCACATGAGCAGTAGCACGCGAAGGCGACGTTGGAAGATGAAGCTGACAAGTAGGGTCTACCTGGAGGTGACAGGTGCCGCGGGACCCAGCTGTCGGGGATGGAGAGAGATGAGCAAGGCAGGGGTACCAACGACATTTCACATGCTCATGCTGACTGGGAGCCAGCGTGTCAAGCTGGCGTGGCTTGCCACATGCGCAAATGTGGTAAATTAAGAACTCAAACTTCTCTCATGTGGTAAAATTATAAGTGTCATTTTAAGAGTGATAATCGAATGAGCGTCAAtcttaataataataaaaatgtaAAAGCCCCCCACCCCCGGATAGGGATTCAGTGACTTGCCTTCAGCAAGTCACAACGTAACTTACCTCCTCCATCCATCCCTCCAAATCAGATCCAGTGGCTCAAAATAGATCCAGCCCTTCAACACATGAGACTTGGCTGTTTTTCTCAGACATAAGTAGCAGATAGCAGCAAAAGACAGTAGTTcacagtttcaaaaaaaaagacaatAATTCAGGTCCATAATTCAGATGGACATGTACATAGCAGCTCACTGCATTTTCAAAGTACAGTAAAACACAGAAGTTCAGACACATTCATACATCAGCTTATACATCAGCTAATCAATTAAGTGAGGACTCGGTCAAGTGCTTACAAAGCTTCCATCAACTACTTACAAGTGCTGCTGCTCCTACATTCTGACATTCAGGTGTCCACTTGATGGGTATTGTGACATACTTCACAAAATACTATAGTTAGCCCGCAAAATACTATAGTTAGCCCATAAAATACTATAGTTAACCAGTCCAAAATACTATCTAACTAGGTGATAGAAGCTAGAATAGATCTTGACGGTCTAAATTTGCCAAAGTTGGAACTGTTATGAGCTGAGTAAAATTGTCAATGACAGTGTACTCTTGAAACTCAACTTCTCCTTTGTTCTTGCCATCATGTTCTCCTTCTACTTGAGGCTCTGCAccaccttttttctttttttgctgCCAACATACTTTTGCAATAACAATATATAGAAATGTTCAGATTGCAATAACAACATAATTTTGCTTTCTTCTTTGCTGGTACAACAGATTTGGTTGGTTTGCGCTTCACCTTACGCAACTTATTTAACCAAGTTCTCTGTCTCTTTGATTTCTTTGATTAAACTTCATTTTTCTTCAGTTGTGCAGCACTAAGGGCACCAAGAATTTCCATGCCTCGTCAGGATTTCTGAACCTCAAACCAATTTCAGGTATCTTCCTATCAGATTCTGTCATTCCCTTCCATAACTTAGATTCTAAACTTCCACAGCTCAGATTCTGAACTTTCACAACTCACAAAACCCAGGCATCAGCTAGTTCTGTAAACCAAACAATGCACATATGTGCATGAAAATTCTAATTCCACTAATTCTGTAATACAACAGTGCAAAAAAGCAAAAATGCCTAATAGTCCTATAATGAAATCAGGCACATTAACCTTTCTTGGTTCACTAAATCTCAAATTTGGAAGCATTCTTGTATATGACTTCGTTCTATTTTGCATCAGTAAATACCAGTGACAAGGAACCCTTACTGAGATTTAGTGGTCGGCAGGGGATTCGTCTCCCACGGCGGCGCGACAGCACCACGGGCTGGCGAAGACGAGCGAGGAGGCCGGCGGCGGCACGGAGGCCAGCGGGGTCGCGGGAGGATGGAGGCGACGCTCGAGGTGGCCAGCGG
This sequence is a window from Miscanthus floridulus cultivar M001 chromosome 10, ASM1932011v1, whole genome shotgun sequence. Protein-coding genes within it:
- the LOC136487772 gene encoding purple acid phosphatase 22-like isoform X2, with the translated sequence MAHSWRFLVQGLTSLLFLCARADEYVRPPPSPLVLLAHDKPASHPQQVHISVVGSDGMRVSWVTDDRSAPSVVEYGTSPGKYTASSTGDHTTYRYFFYKSDAIHHVTIGPLRPSTTYRCGRSGDEFSLRTPPSTLPIEFVVVGDLGQTGWTASTLSHIGSTDYDMLLLPGDLSYPDTQQPLWDSWGRLVQPLASARPWMVTEGNHEAEALPLPVVEELVKPFVAYNARWRMPYDHSGSTSNLYYSFDATGGAAHVVMLGSYAAFGEGSEQHRWLERDLARVDRRRTPWLLVLLHAPWYNTNQAHQGEGERMRAAMERMLYEAQVDVVFAGHVHAYERFTRIYDNETDSRGPMYITIGDGGNREGLALKFI
- the LOC136487772 gene encoding purple acid phosphatase 22-like isoform X1; this encodes MAHSWRFLVQGLTSLLFLCARADEYVRPPPSPLVLLAHDKPASHPQQVHISVVGSDGMRVSWVTDDRSAPSVVEYGTSPGKYTASSTGDHTTYRYFFYKSDAIHHVTIGPLRPSTTYRCGRSGDEFSLRTPPSTLPIEFVVVGDLGQTGWTASTLSHIGSTDYDMLLLPGDLSYPDTQQPLWDSWGRLVQPLASARPWMVTEGNHEAEALPLPVVEELVKPFVAYNARWRMPYDHSGSTSNLYYSFDATGGAAHVVMLGSYAAFGEGSEQHRWLERDLARVDRRRTPWLLVLLHAPWYNTNQAHQGEGERMRAAMERMLYEAQVDVVFAGHVHAYERFTRIYDNETDSRGPMYITIGDGGNREGLALKYACHWLAPYMHRVN